One region of Triticum aestivum cultivar Chinese Spring chromosome 6B, IWGSC CS RefSeq v2.1, whole genome shotgun sequence genomic DNA includes:
- the LOC123134080 gene encoding uncharacterized protein — protein MPGATRAARALPAAIAVIRTPAPVAPGARQVGGRFWALAESDEEEDDDGDGSGITSDGYSPTTSDVICEAFNPRYSEEEVATIVEGVVPIDDPARQGLRPEENVEVVHRIVHRRTATSAIRPWKGPLPKVIFRTTAVIRSWSLLTPMEAREHLVSGSIH, from the exons ATGCCAGGGGCGACACGGGCGGCACGGGCGTTGCCCGCGGCGATCGCTGTGATCCGGACGCCGGCGCCCGTCGCTCCTGGTGCTAGGCAAGTCGGAGGGAGATTCTGGGCTCTCGCCGAATCTGATGAAGAGGAGGACGACGATGGAGATGGCTCCGGCATCACGTCCGATGGTTACTCGCCGACGACTTCGGACGTGATTTGTGAAGCTTTCAACCCTAGGTATTCGGAGGAGGAAGTGGCTACAATCGTCGAGGGAGTCGTGCCGATTGACGATCCGGCGCGGCAAGGTCTTCGTCCGGAGGAAAACGTGGAGGTGGTTCACCGGATTGTTCATCGGAGGACGGCGACTTCCGCGATCCGGCCGTGGAAAGGTCCCTTACCTAAG gttattttccgaacTACGGcagtgatccgttcgtggtcgctactcactccgatggaggctaGGGAGCATTTGGTTTCTGGGTCTATCCATTAG